From Microbacterium pseudoresistens, the proteins below share one genomic window:
- the pth gene encoding aminoacyl-tRNA hydrolase, with translation MTDTWLVVGLGNPGPRYAATRHNVGQLVVDELAARRGESFRQHKAGASVAETRLRPGGARIVLAKPNSFMNVSGTPVAALARFFSVPPERVVLVHDELDIPFDTIKLKVGGGHGGHNGIRDVARTLTTPGFPRVRVGIGRPPGRQDPADWVLSPFGAAERANLPILVSDAADAVEQLIDEGLVAAQQRHHAPRA, from the coding sequence GTGACCGACACGTGGCTCGTCGTGGGGCTGGGAAATCCCGGTCCGCGCTACGCGGCGACCCGGCACAATGTCGGCCAGCTCGTCGTCGACGAACTGGCGGCGCGGCGCGGTGAGTCCTTCCGCCAGCACAAGGCGGGCGCGAGCGTGGCAGAGACCCGGCTGCGCCCCGGCGGCGCGCGAATCGTGCTGGCCAAGCCGAACAGCTTCATGAACGTCTCGGGCACGCCGGTGGCGGCCCTGGCCCGCTTCTTCTCGGTGCCACCGGAGCGCGTGGTGCTCGTGCACGACGAGCTCGACATCCCGTTCGACACGATCAAGCTCAAGGTGGGCGGCGGGCACGGCGGGCACAACGGCATCCGCGATGTCGCGCGCACCCTGACCACGCCCGGCTTCCCCCGTGTGCGGGTGGGGATCGGGCGCCCTCCGGGGCGTCAGGATCCGGCCGACTGGGTGCTCTCGCCGTTCGGTGCGGCCGAACGTGCGAACCTGCCGATCCTGGTCTCGGATGCCGCCGACGCCGTCGAGCAGCTCATCGACGAGGGTCTCGTCGCCGCGCAGCAGCGGCACCACGCCCCGCGCGCCTGA
- the mfd gene encoding transcription-repair coupling factor, whose product MTLQGILRALEQDAPRFGDALTWAQTDADLLATSGMDAPTLAALLTRRAAAGRPAALLVVVPTGRRADALAAAMASYLAEAEVLTFPAWETLPHERLSPSPDTVGRRLDVLRRMALWNGERPLIVVASVRAALQPVAAGLGEVEPLVLRVGGRGFDLDGVAADLVERAYTRVDMVSRRGEFAVRGGILDVFPPTAEHPSRVEFFGDEVDQIRAFSVADQRSLPGEVAEVSLPASRELLLTPAVRARAAELVDAYPGIAGMLQKMAEGIPVEGMESILPVVAGPVVPLTDCLPEGAAVALVDPERSSARAVSLGETNREFLDAAWSAATAGASAPIDLQQGDFLAISELREAVHVRDGVWWRLSAFDAGSDDALVEQGADGEAAAAIPSFHGNVDGAVDFVSSRVSEGWRVVLVASGSGLLDRARDVLSDRGIAARIVDDLESAPDAGVATLVVGSIEGGFQIPDARLAVLTENEFYGRTIGGDQRVVKKLASRRKNVVDPMQLKPGDHVVHSTHGIARFVEMTQREVTTGGRNATKTTRDYLVLEYAPSKRGYPGDKLYVPTDQLDLLSRYVGGEAPTLSKMGGSDWAAAKGKARKAVRDIAVELVKLYSARMAAKGYAFGADTPWQRELEEAFPFAETPDQLQTIDEIKADMERAIPMDRLLSGDVGFGKTEVAVRAAFKAIQDGKQVAMLVPTTLLVKQHMETFAERFAGFPVKVRPLSRFQTDKEARQVVEGLLDGSIDMVIGTHRILTERVRFKDLGLMIIDEEQRFGVEHKDALKKLKTNVDILAMSATPIPRTLEMAVTGIREMSTLATPPEDRHPILSFVGAKSDKQVAAAIRREILREGQVFYVHNRVKSIQRVAAELAELVPEARIAVAHGQMGENQLEQVVDDFWERKFDVLVSTTIIETGLDISNANTIIIDRADRYGLSQLHQLRGRVGRGRERAYAYFLYDDAKPLSETAADRLQTIAVNNDLGSGMQVALKDLELRGAGNLLGAEQAGHIAGVGFDLYLRMIGEAVATFRGEATETGAELRLELPIDARIPDFYIDSERLRLEAYQKLSSAATATAADDAIDLVVEELIDRYGELPEEVEGLVSIARLRRRAAKAGLTDVVAMGSNLRVAPARLAESMQVRLKRLYPKAKLIGGGEALVVPMPTQSVDLGVGVEPVDDAALLEWVGQLFTALFPASAAAPADPVTS is encoded by the coding sequence GTGACTCTGCAGGGGATACTCCGCGCCTTGGAACAGGACGCGCCGCGGTTCGGCGACGCGCTGACCTGGGCCCAGACCGACGCCGATCTGCTGGCGACGTCGGGGATGGATGCGCCGACTCTCGCCGCTCTTCTCACGCGCCGCGCTGCGGCGGGCCGACCGGCCGCGCTGCTCGTCGTGGTGCCGACCGGACGCCGCGCCGATGCGCTGGCCGCGGCCATGGCCTCGTACCTCGCCGAGGCGGAGGTGCTCACCTTCCCGGCGTGGGAGACGCTGCCGCACGAGCGGCTGAGCCCCAGCCCCGACACCGTCGGGCGGCGCCTGGACGTGCTGCGCCGGATGGCCCTGTGGAACGGCGAACGCCCCCTGATCGTCGTCGCCTCCGTGCGTGCCGCGCTGCAGCCGGTCGCCGCCGGGCTCGGCGAGGTCGAACCGCTCGTGCTGCGGGTCGGCGGGCGAGGGTTCGATCTCGACGGCGTCGCGGCCGACCTCGTCGAGCGGGCATACACCCGCGTCGACATGGTGTCGCGCCGCGGCGAGTTCGCCGTCCGCGGCGGCATCCTCGACGTCTTCCCGCCCACGGCCGAGCATCCGTCACGCGTGGAGTTCTTCGGCGACGAGGTCGACCAGATCCGTGCCTTCTCGGTTGCCGATCAGCGCTCACTGCCCGGCGAGGTCGCCGAGGTCTCCCTTCCGGCCAGCCGCGAGCTGCTGCTGACCCCCGCGGTGCGTGCGCGGGCCGCCGAGCTCGTCGACGCCTATCCGGGCATCGCGGGCATGCTGCAGAAGATGGCCGAGGGCATCCCGGTGGAGGGGATGGAGTCGATCCTGCCCGTCGTCGCCGGCCCCGTGGTGCCGCTGACCGACTGCCTGCCCGAAGGCGCGGCCGTCGCCCTCGTCGACCCCGAGCGCTCCTCGGCGCGCGCGGTGAGCCTGGGCGAGACCAACCGAGAGTTCCTCGACGCGGCGTGGAGCGCAGCGACCGCTGGCGCATCCGCCCCGATCGATCTGCAGCAGGGCGACTTCCTCGCGATCTCGGAGCTGCGCGAGGCCGTGCACGTCCGCGACGGCGTGTGGTGGCGCCTCAGCGCCTTCGACGCCGGCTCCGACGACGCGCTCGTCGAGCAGGGTGCCGATGGCGAGGCGGCTGCGGCCATCCCGTCGTTCCACGGCAACGTCGACGGCGCCGTCGACTTCGTCTCCTCCCGGGTCTCGGAGGGCTGGCGCGTCGTGCTCGTCGCTTCCGGATCGGGCCTGCTCGACCGCGCGCGAGACGTGCTGTCGGACCGGGGCATCGCCGCGCGGATCGTCGACGACCTCGAGTCCGCGCCGGATGCCGGGGTCGCCACGCTCGTGGTCGGCAGCATCGAGGGCGGATTCCAGATTCCGGATGCGCGCCTGGCCGTGCTCACCGAGAACGAGTTCTACGGGCGCACCATCGGCGGCGACCAGCGGGTCGTGAAGAAGCTGGCTTCGCGGCGCAAGAACGTCGTCGACCCCATGCAGCTCAAGCCCGGCGATCACGTCGTGCACTCCACGCACGGCATCGCGAGGTTCGTCGAGATGACTCAGCGCGAGGTCACCACCGGCGGCCGCAACGCCACGAAGACCACGCGCGACTACCTCGTGCTCGAATACGCGCCCTCCAAGCGCGGCTATCCCGGCGACAAGCTGTACGTGCCCACCGATCAGCTCGATCTGCTCTCGCGCTACGTGGGCGGCGAGGCGCCGACCCTGTCGAAGATGGGCGGCAGCGACTGGGCCGCGGCCAAGGGCAAGGCGCGCAAGGCCGTGCGCGACATCGCGGTCGAGCTCGTCAAGCTCTACTCGGCGCGCATGGCCGCCAAGGGATATGCGTTCGGCGCCGACACTCCGTGGCAGCGCGAGCTGGAAGAGGCGTTCCCGTTCGCCGAGACCCCCGATCAGCTGCAGACGATCGATGAGATCAAGGCCGACATGGAGCGCGCGATCCCCATGGACCGGCTGCTGTCTGGCGACGTGGGCTTCGGCAAGACCGAGGTGGCCGTGCGGGCGGCGTTCAAGGCGATCCAGGACGGCAAGCAGGTCGCCATGCTCGTGCCGACGACGCTGCTGGTCAAGCAGCACATGGAGACCTTCGCCGAGCGCTTCGCCGGCTTCCCCGTCAAGGTGCGCCCGCTCTCGCGCTTCCAGACCGACAAGGAGGCGCGACAGGTCGTCGAGGGATTGCTGGACGGCTCGATCGACATGGTCATCGGCACGCATCGCATCCTCACCGAGCGGGTGCGCTTCAAAGACCTCGGGCTCATGATCATCGACGAGGAGCAGCGCTTCGGCGTCGAGCACAAGGATGCGCTGAAGAAGCTGAAGACCAACGTCGACATCCTCGCGATGAGCGCCACCCCCATCCCGCGCACGCTGGAGATGGCGGTCACCGGCATCCGCGAGATGTCGACCCTGGCGACGCCGCCCGAGGACCGCCACCCGATCCTTTCGTTCGTGGGGGCCAAGAGCGACAAGCAGGTGGCCGCGGCGATCCGGCGCGAGATCCTCCGCGAAGGTCAGGTGTTCTATGTGCACAATCGTGTGAAGTCGATCCAGCGCGTCGCCGCGGAGCTCGCCGAGCTCGTGCCGGAGGCGCGGATCGCCGTCGCGCACGGGCAGATGGGCGAGAACCAGCTGGAGCAGGTCGTCGACGACTTCTGGGAGCGCAAGTTCGACGTGCTCGTCTCGACGACCATCATCGAGACCGGGCTCGACATCTCCAACGCCAACACGATCATCATCGACCGTGCCGATCGGTACGGCCTGTCGCAGCTGCACCAGTTGCGCGGACGCGTGGGGCGCGGGCGCGAGCGCGCCTACGCGTACTTCCTCTACGACGATGCCAAGCCCCTGTCCGAGACCGCCGCCGACCGTTTGCAGACCATCGCGGTGAACAACGATCTCGGATCGGGCATGCAGGTGGCGTTGAAGGATCTCGAGCTGCGCGGTGCGGGGAACCTCCTCGGGGCCGAGCAGGCCGGACACATCGCCGGGGTCGGGTTCGACCTGTACCTGCGGATGATCGGTGAAGCCGTGGCGACCTTCCGCGGCGAGGCGACCGAGACGGGCGCGGAACTGCGGCTGGAGTTGCCCATCGACGCGCGCATCCCGGATTTCTACATCGACAGCGAGCGCCTGCGTCTGGAGGCATACCAGAAGCTCTCGTCCGCGGCGACGGCGACCGCGGCCGACGATGCTATCGATCTCGTCGTGGAGGAGCTGATCGACCGGTACGGGGAGCTTCCCGAGGAGGTGGAGGGTCTCGTCTCCATCGCACGTCTGCGGCGGCGCGCGGCGAAGGCGGGGCTCACCGACGTCGTCGCGATGGGGTCGAACCTGCGCGTGGCGCCTGCGCGCCTGGCGGAGTCGATGCAGGTGCGCCTGAAGCGGTTGTATCCGAAGGCGAAGCTCATCGGCGGGGGAGAGGCGCTGGTCGTGCCGATGCCGACGCAGTCCGTCGATCTCGGCGTGGGCGTGGAGCCGGTGGACGACGCGGCGCTGCTGGAATGGGTCGGTCAGCTGTTCACGGCGCTGTTCCCGGCCTCGGCGGCCGCTCCGGCGGACCCGGTCACGTCCTGA